The segment AAAACGAAAGGAGTGTGTGATGGATTTGAAAAAGGCTTCTGACTTTCTGACCATGGCCCTGTGGCTCGTGGGCGGAATTCTTATGCTGTCGACACTTGCCTCTGCGGCGCCGAACCCTAATTTTCATATTTACATTGCCTACGGGCAGTCCAACATGGCGGGCAACGGCGATATCGACCCTTCCGTAGACCAGGCGACCGACCCCAAGAACTTTCTGATGATTGCCTCCCATACGGCAAGTGCAAGTAGCCGTAGCGGTCGCACCACTCAGTCTATAGAGATGGGCAAGTGGTATCCGGCAATCCCCCCGATGTTCCATGCTTTCGAGAACCTCTCCCCGGCCGACTATTTTGGCCGCGCGATGGTCGATTCCCTCCCGGGCGTGACCGTGGGCATTATCCCGGTGGCAATCGGTGCGGTGAGTATCCGCGCTTTTGACAAGGACCAGTACGAGAGTTATTTCAGGGGTGACGGCAAGGACATCATGAGTTGGGGCTGGCCGAGGGATTACGATAACAACCCTCCGGGACGCATCCTGGAACTTGCGAAGAAGGCGCAAGAGGTTGGCGTAATCAAGGGCTTCATTTTCCACCAGGGCGAAAGCGATGGCACCGACGACAACTGGCGCCGCACCGTGTACAAGACCTACAAGGACATTGTGGATGCGCTTGGCCTGGACGAGAACGAAGTCCCGTTTGTGGCGGGGGAACTGCTCCAGGAAGGCAATAACTGCTGTGGTAGCAAGAACGGCGGCATCGCTCAGCTCAAGAACAATTTCAAGAAGTTCGGCTTGGCCTCCTCGAAGGGTCTGCAGGGCAACGGCAAGGACCCGTATCACTTTGGCCGTGCGGGCGTGATTGAACTTGGCCGTCGCTACTGCTCCGAGATGCTCAAGCTTATCGACAAGACGATTGACCCGGATGCTCCTCCTGTAAACCTGGTGGACCCGAGCCAGTCTACGGTTCCTGACGAACCTCCTGAGGAATATGGTCCGTATACCGACCCGATCGAAATCCCGGGCAAGGTGCAGGCAGAAAACTACAACAAGGGTGGTGCGGGCAAGGCTTATTACGACCTGAACAAGGGTAACGAGGGCGGCAAACTCCGCAAGGATGACGTGGACATTTACCAGCCGAACATGGGCATTGTCGTGGGCTACAACCAGAAGGGTGAATGGCTCAAGTACACCGTGAACGTGGCTGCCGATGGCGAATACGAGATTTCTGCCAACGTGGCAAGCGACAATACTACCGGCAGTTTCGTCCTCTATATGGATGACGAACGCATTGGCGATGAAATGGCAAGCGCTGGGCAGGGCTTTGACAACTTCACGGAGGTGAGTGGCGGCAAGGCCATCTTGAAGGCGGGCGAACACGAACTGAAACTTGAAATCACGAACGACTGGATCGATATCGACTACGTGGAATTCAAGGCCGTGGCGAAGGATGATCCTCCAATCAGGATTGCCAATGTCCGCTTTAGCATGACCGAGGCCGAAAGCAACTTTACTTTGTTTGATATGCAAGGCCACCTTGTGACAAACTTCAAGGCTGCCGGCATGGATGCGGCTGTGGATATGGTAAAGCATGGCCTCAAGGGAATCCGTCAGGGCGTGTACCTAGTGCGTGGCCCTGGAAAGTTAGGCATGAAAAAAGTTTCTGTTTTCTAGAAGAATGCCCCCGATAGTTTCGGGGGCTTTTCTTTATTGCGTTGTCATCCCCGCGAAGGCGGGGGTCTTTTTTTAAAAATTATCCGGCCTGTCGAACATGTGCGTGACGAACTCGGTCACGAGCGTCACGTAGGCGTCGTCGCTGAAGATGGGCTTCTGCATCAGGTCGATTGTTTCTTTCGAGAGGGCGCCGGTGCTAGCAAGTTCTGCGCCGCCCTTGCGGAACTTTTCGCGCAGCATGTTCAGGCGGCGCGGACCTCCGCGGTGGTCCAGCGCTCGCATCTGGGGGGCGGCGACAAGCGTGTATCCCTCATGCCCGAGGATGATGTCGAACTGCTTGCGGATGGGCTCGTAGACTACGTCCAGGTCCATCCAGGCGCAACTCGAAAGCAGAATGATTTTCTGGCCTTCCTTCTGGAACTGCAGCCCGTGCAGGTGCGAGTTGAGCGCGTTCGCGCCTTCCTTCAGTTTCTGGCCCATGTAGGGGTGGACCATGCCTACTATTCGGTCCATGAGTACCTTCATCTGGCCCGGCACGCTAAACAGGTACAAAGGGAAACTCCAGATCACGATGTCGGAATTCGTGAGTTTTTCGCGAATCCAGGGGACATCGTCGTCTTTTATGAAGCAGCTGCCGTCTTCACGGCCCCAGCAGCTGAGGCACCCGCGGCAGGGTTTGATGTTCAGATTATCGATAAAAAGGTATTCCGACTCGTATTCGCCGCTTTCTTCAAGGCCTTCTACGAACGCCTTGGTGGGAATTAGCGTTCCACTGCGTTCTTTTTTGGGGCTTGCAACCATTACGAGGACTTTCTTCTTTTCAGGCATGGACGCAAATTTAGAAATTTTCTACATTTACGCGCGCCTTGGTAATTACGCCAGGGTAAAACCAATCACCGGTACGCGAGAGTCGCTTCGGTGGCGCGGTCCACAACCCTAGGTTCGGGCTTCGCTTCGCGGCTTATTTGCATGCCGGGTAGTAACAACCGAAAAGGAATACATTATGGCAAATCTGCCTTCTGTTGAAGATCTGCTTGCTGCAGGCTCTCACTTTGGTCACCAGACTCAGCGCTGGAACCCGAAAATGAAACCCTACATCTTGGCCGAGAAGAACGGTATCTACGTTCTCAACCTGTCCAAGACTCGCGACCTCCTCGAAGAAGCCGCCAAGGCCGCTGCCAAGATTTCTGAATCTGGCAAGACCGTGCTCTTCGTTGGCACCAAGCCGACTGCCCGTCAGTGCGTGCTCGATGCCGCTGCCGCTTGCAACCAGTTCTCCGTTACCAACCGCTGGCTCGGCGGTATGCTCACCAACTTCCAGACGGTCCGCAAGTCCATCAAGAAGATCGACAAGATCGACGCCATGGAACAGGATGGTACTTTCCAGGCCCTCTCCAAGAAGGAAGTGCTCGACAAGAACCGCGAACGCGAAAAGCTCCTTTCCGTGTTCGGTGGCATCCGTGAAATGGTGAACCTTCCGGGTCTCCTGGTCGTGACCGACCTCGCCCACGAAAAGATTGCCGTGGCCGAAGCCCGTCGCCTCCACATTCCTATCATCGGCATCTGCGACACGAACGTCGATCCGACCCTCGTGGATTACCCCGTGCCGGCTAACGACGACGCCGTGAAGTCCATCAAGCTCATCGTGGACTACATCGCCGCCAACGTCAAGGCCCGCGTCGCCAACGACAAGAAGGCCGACAAGGAAGAACCCAAGAAGTTCGACAACGGCGAGGACAAGTAATATGCAGATTACCGCTTCCCTCGTTAACGAACTCCGCCAGAAGACTGGCGTGGGCATGATGCAGTGCAAGAAGGCCCTCACCGAAACTGACGGTGACATGGACAAGGCCGTCGAACTCCTCCGCAAGCAGGGTGCCGCCGTCGCTGCAAAGCGCGCCGACAAGGCTGCCAAGGAAGGCCGCATCTACCTCGTGGAAACTGCCGACAAGGCTGCTGCGTTCGAACTCTCTTGCGAAACCGAACCGGTTTCCAACAACGAAGACTTCGTCGCTCTCGCAAACCTCGCCGTGAAGGCTGTTGAAACTCAGGCCATCTCCTCCGTGGAAGACCTGAAGAACGCTGTCGTCGACGGCGTCAAGATCAACGACCGCCTCCAGGACGTGCTCGTGAAGATCCAGGAAAACATCGACTTCCGCAAGTTCGGCGAACTCAAGAAGGTCCCGAATTCCGTGTTCGGTGTTTACAGCCACATGAAGGGCAAGATCGGTGTGATTACCGAACTCGCTTTCGAAGGTTCTGCCGACGAAGCCGCCCTCAAGGCTGCCGCCAAGGACATCGCCATGCAGGCTGCCGCATTTGCTCCGGTTGCCCTGAACGATGCTTCCGTCCCGGCCGAAACGATCGAGAAGGAAAAGGAAATTGCCAAGGCCCAGATCGAAGCCTCCGGCAAGCAGACCAAGCCTGAGTTCATGCAGCGCCAGATCGATGGCCGCGTGGCTAAGGTCCTCAAGGAAATCGTTCTCGAAGATCAGGAATTCTTCATGTCCGAAAAGAACCCGAAGAAGCTCAGCGTCAAGGACTACCTCCAGGAAGTCGTTGCCAAGCAGCTCGGTCTTTCCAGCCTGAAGGTCGTGAACTTCATCCGCTTCGAACGCGGTAACTAATTTGCGGTGTCATCCTGAGCGAAGCGCCGAAAGGTGCGGAGTCGAAGGATCTCTAGCGAAATTAAATTGGTCGCTCCCTCGCGGGGCGGCCTTTTTTTTATTTGGAGAACTTGTTCAGTGGACATTTTTGTCCACAGTAAATTTTTTTTATACTGCAATCTCTTTTTTTTAAAGTGTATATTACAACCAGGTTATGGTTTGTTGCTCGATGGAGGTGCCTATGCAGAAGCATTCCTCGGGTGTTTTAGCGGCGTCGGTTGTCGTTGCTGGGTTGTTTGGGGGTTGTACGGAGTCAACCGATAGTGGGGTTTCTCCAGTGGTGGGGGATTCCTCAGCCGCGGCTTTTCTGTCATCTGCAGACCTTCAGGGAGACGGTACGTCTTCTACTGAAAATCCTATCGTCAGTTCGTCGGGAGGAACTCTCGTGAGTTCCTCTTCAGGGATTCATCCCGTTTCGTCTTCTGCATCTCTTCCTGCTTCTTCAGCAACATTTCCTCCTGTTTCGTCTTCTAGCGAGATAGAATTCGTTTATGTGGCTCCGGCGAATTTCTCGGATACGGTGAATGGCGCTGTGTTTAACATGGTGTATGTGGCGGGAGGCTCGTATACGCGTGGTTGCGATAACTGCGCCGAACAGGACAAAATCTACGAGACCCCTGCACACAAGGTGACGGTTGGCGATTATCATGCGGCAAAAACCGAGATTACAATCGGGCAGTGGAACGCCGTGATGGGAGGCAAGAAGAGTGCATGGGAATCAGACAACGCTCCAAAAATAGGTGTGAGCTGGTTCGATGCGAACGCTTTTGCATGCAAGCTTGAGCAACTGACGGGCCACCAGTACCGTTTGCTGACTGACGCCGAATGGGAATTCGCGGCGCGTGGCGGCAAGGACGGTGTTGCGGACAACTTCAAGTTTTCTGGTAGTAATTCTGTTGATGATGTTGCGTGGTATTCTGAAAATAGTGGTGGAAAAGCTCATGATGTGGCGACCAAGAAACCTAATAAGCTTGGCCTCTATGATATGAGCGGTAATTCCTGGGAATGGGTGTACGACTGGCTTGTAGGCTATACTTCCGGAGACAAGGTGAATCCGGTTCAGCTTACGGGCGCCGGCAACAAGACGCGTCGTGGGGGCAGTTATGGAGAGCCTGCCGAATTTGCACGCGTGAGCCGTCGTGCCATCCGCAGCCGTGACGGCGCTGCCGATATGGGGTTCCGAATAGGGGTTTCGTCGGAACTCCCGCCGGGGATGGTTGGCCCCTGCGAGGCGGCGAACCCCTCGGCTGC is part of the Fibrobacter sp. UWR2 genome and harbors:
- a CDS encoding SUMF1/EgtB/PvdO family nonheme iron enzyme — encoded protein: MQKHSSGVLAASVVVAGLFGGCTESTDSGVSPVVGDSSAAAFLSSADLQGDGTSSTENPIVSSSGGTLVSSSSGIHPVSSSASLPASSATFPPVSSSSEIEFVYVAPANFSDTVNGAVFNMVYVAGGSYTRGCDNCAEQDKIYETPAHKVTVGDYHAAKTEITIGQWNAVMGGKKSAWESDNAPKIGVSWFDANAFACKLEQLTGHQYRLLTDAEWEFAARGGKDGVADNFKFSGSNSVDDVAWYSENSGGKAHDVATKKPNKLGLYDMSGNSWEWVYDWLVGYTSGDKVNPVQLTGAGNKTRRGGSYGEPAEFARVSRRAIRSRDGAADMGFRIGVSSELPPGMVGPCEAANPSAAVCDGNKNRDCRLITDPDEAWVSDDYTVVIGEDGVAAVSGYPNVSGQWYTLNNRSFNVVTKSGTKTYAYYVFSEDELTMISDDGIPYRLYRRAASEAKNKVNLPTVSNPKTLEQLIAAVEPERLVTDEQLAHPDTSVRDPRIAAASGYTWFFDGRCCGGNHKYRFHLDRNGDAEFVVMDYDDTHHENILAKGRWFTVGNIGLHIVLNGKYFNYLYTAGERTMSYSEYMPAGPIFCHISFQSYERGDFRIFNKTVFDDKIKRPRGFNGENPVYEAGDYQWGS
- the tsf gene encoding translation elongation factor Ts, whose translation is MQITASLVNELRQKTGVGMMQCKKALTETDGDMDKAVELLRKQGAAVAAKRADKAAKEGRIYLVETADKAAAFELSCETEPVSNNEDFVALANLAVKAVETQAISSVEDLKNAVVDGVKINDRLQDVLVKIQENIDFRKFGELKKVPNSVFGVYSHMKGKIGVITELAFEGSADEAALKAAAKDIAMQAAAFAPVALNDASVPAETIEKEKEIAKAQIEASGKQTKPEFMQRQIDGRVAKVLKEIVLEDQEFFMSEKNPKKLSVKDYLQEVVAKQLGLSSLKVVNFIRFERGN
- the rpsB gene encoding 30S ribosomal protein S2; the encoded protein is MANLPSVEDLLAAGSHFGHQTQRWNPKMKPYILAEKNGIYVLNLSKTRDLLEEAAKAAAKISESGKTVLFVGTKPTARQCVLDAAAACNQFSVTNRWLGGMLTNFQTVRKSIKKIDKIDAMEQDGTFQALSKKEVLDKNREREKLLSVFGGIREMVNLPGLLVVTDLAHEKIAVAEARRLHIPIIGICDTNVDPTLVDYPVPANDDAVKSIKLIVDYIAANVKARVANDKKADKEEPKKFDNGEDK
- a CDS encoding flavodoxin family protein gives rise to the protein MPEKKKVLVMVASPKKERSGTLIPTKAFVEGLEESGEYESEYLFIDNLNIKPCRGCLSCWGREDGSCFIKDDDVPWIREKLTNSDIVIWSFPLYLFSVPGQMKVLMDRIVGMVHPYMGQKLKEGANALNSHLHGLQFQKEGQKIILLSSCAWMDLDVVYEPIRKQFDIILGHEGYTLVAAPQMRALDHRGGPRRLNMLREKFRKGGAELASTGALSKETIDLMQKPIFSDDAYVTLVTEFVTHMFDRPDNF
- a CDS encoding sialate O-acetylesterase: MDLKKASDFLTMALWLVGGILMLSTLASAAPNPNFHIYIAYGQSNMAGNGDIDPSVDQATDPKNFLMIASHTASASSRSGRTTQSIEMGKWYPAIPPMFHAFENLSPADYFGRAMVDSLPGVTVGIIPVAIGAVSIRAFDKDQYESYFRGDGKDIMSWGWPRDYDNNPPGRILELAKKAQEVGVIKGFIFHQGESDGTDDNWRRTVYKTYKDIVDALGLDENEVPFVAGELLQEGNNCCGSKNGGIAQLKNNFKKFGLASSKGLQGNGKDPYHFGRAGVIELGRRYCSEMLKLIDKTIDPDAPPVNLVDPSQSTVPDEPPEEYGPYTDPIEIPGKVQAENYNKGGAGKAYYDLNKGNEGGKLRKDDVDIYQPNMGIVVGYNQKGEWLKYTVNVAADGEYEISANVASDNTTGSFVLYMDDERIGDEMASAGQGFDNFTEVSGGKAILKAGEHELKLEITNDWIDIDYVEFKAVAKDDPPIRIANVRFSMTEAESNFTLFDMQGHLVTNFKAAGMDAAVDMVKHGLKGIRQGVYLVRGPGKLGMKKVSVF